The following coding sequences are from one Delphinus delphis chromosome 19, mDelDel1.2, whole genome shotgun sequence window:
- the SMCR8 gene encoding guanine nucleotide exchange protein SMCR8 produces MISAPDVVAFTKEDEYEEEPYNEPALPEEYSVPLFPFASQGASPWSKLSGAKFSRDFILISEFSEQVGPQPLLTIPNDTKVFGTFDLNYFSLRIMSVDYQASFVGHPPGSAYPKLNFVEDSKVVLGDSKEGAFAYVHHLTLYDLEARGFVRPFCMAYISADQHKIMQQFQELSAEFSKASECLKTGNRKAFAGELEKKLKDLDYTRTVLHTETEIQKKANDKGFYSSQAIEKANELASVEKSIIEHQDLLRQIRSYPHRKLRGSDLCPGEMAHTQDPPSQAATTSDPEESADRDHYTCRPTYTPKLIKAKSTKCFDKKLKTLEELCDTEYFTQTLAQLSHIEHIFRGDLCYLLTSQIDRALLKQQHITNFLFEDLVEVDDRGEEKQESAPPKPSHDRPPSRSVEECPVPQVLISVGSYKSSVESVLIKMEQELGEEGSREVEVTESSSFDPQENLDYLDMDMKGSISSGESIEVLGTEKSTSVLSKSDSQASLTVPLSPQVVRSKAVSHRTISGDSIEVLSTCPSEALIPDDFKASYPSAINEEESYADDGGGAIHFQAGLSPPELGEAEEGGSGVTPSQTDSCCIGREGGTLRVPLSTPGHTLSDEDGVVSVPPQRYRQKDQEFHMDFSVENANASSRDSGSEGFPAYELDPSHLLISRDGSKTSLDDRSDATSYGSSVISSSSDRTPSSVPPTGPSSERHKKRAGQNALRFIRQYPFAHPAIYSLLSGRTLVILGEEEAAVRKLVTALSIFVPSYSLHAKPVKHWVSSPLHITDFQKWKLIGLQRVASPASAGTLHALSRYSRYTSILDLDRKTLRCPLYRGTLVPRLADHRTHIKRGSTYSLHVQSVLTQLCAKAFLYAFCRHLHLPARGTEAEGLAASRQASFLQLNLGLVNEDVKVVQYLAELLKLHYTREPSAAGQPVLRFDYVPSFLYKI; encoded by the exons ATGATCAGCGCCCCTGACGTGGTGGCCTTCACCAAAGAGGACGAATACGAGGAGGAACCTTACAATGAGCCGGCCCTGCCCGAGGAGTACTCGGTGCCGCTCTTCCCCTTCGCCAGCCAAGGAGCCAGTCCATGGTCCAAACTGTCCGGGGCCAAGTTCTCTCGGGACTTCATCCTTATTTCCGAGTTCTCTGAGCAGGTGGGACCCCAGCCCTTACTGACCATCCCCAATGACACCAAAGTTTTCGGTACTTTTGATCTCAATTACTTCTCTTTGCGGATCATGTCTGTGGATTACCAGGCCTCCTTCGTGGGCCATCCCCCTGGTTCTGCCTACCCCAAGCTGAACTTCGTGGAGGATTCCAAGGTCGTGCTGGGAGACTCCAAGGAGGGGGCCTTTGCCTACGTGCACCACCTCACCCTGTACGATCTGGAGGCCCGTGGCTTCGTGAGGCCCTTTTGTATGGCTTATATCTCAGCAGACCAGCACAAAATCATGCAGCAGTTCCAGGAGCTCTCAGCTGAATTTTCCAAAGCTTCAGAGTGCTTGAAAACAGGCAACAGGAAGGCATTTGCTGGGGAActtgaaaaaaaactgaaagaccTGGATTACACCAGGACAGTGCTGCACACCGAGACAGAGATCCAGAAGAAAGCCAACGACAAAGGTTTTTACTCATCTCAGGCCATCGAGAAGGCCAATGAGCTGGCCAGTGTGGAGAAGTCCATCATTGAACATCAAGACCTGCTGAGGCAGATCCGCTCGTACCCTCATCGGAAGTTGAGGGGGTCCGATTTGTGTCCTGGGGAGATGGCGCACACCCAGGATCCGCCCAGCCAGGCAGCCACTACCTCTGACCCCGAAGAGTCTGCTGACAGAGACCATTACACCTGCAGACCCACCTACACCCCAAAACTCATCAAAGCAAAGTCCACCAAGTGTTTTGACAAGAAGCTGAAGACCTTGGAAGAGCTCTGCGACACCGAGTACTTCACCCAGACCCTGGCCCAGCTCAGCCACATTGAGCACATTTTCAGAGGAGACCTGTGCTACCTCCTGACCAGTCAGATCGACAGAGCACTCCTGAAGCAACAGCATATCACAAACTTCCTCTTTGAAGACTTGGTAGAGGTCGATGACAGGGGGGAAGAGAAACAGGAGAGTGCACCCCCTAAGCCCAGTCACGACAGGCCGCCTTCCAGGTCTGTAGAAGAATGTCCAGTTCCTCAAGTGTTAATTAGCGTGGGCTCCTACAAGTCCAGTGTGGAGTCCGTGCTAATCAAGATGGAGCAGGAACTTGGGGAGGAGGGGTCCAGGGAAGTGGAGGTGACAGAGTCAAGCAGTTTTGACCCCCAGGAAAACTTGGACTACCTGGATATGGACATGAAAGGAAGCATCAGCAGTGGAGAGAGCATTGAGGTTCTTGGCACGGAGAAGTCCACCTCTGTGCTGTCTAAGTCTGACAGCCAGGCCAGCCTCACGGTGCCCTTGAGCCCCCAGGTGGTCCGGAGCAAGGCTGTCAGCCACAGGACGATCAGCGGGGACAGTATTGAAGTCCTCAGCACCTGCCCCTCTGAGGCCCTCATCCCCGACGACTTCAAGGCCAGTTACCCAAGTGCCATTAATGAAGAAGAGTCCTACGCAGATGACGGTGGGGGAGCCATCCACTTCCAGGCAGGCCTCAGCCCGCCGGAGCTGGGGGAGGCCGAGGAGGGCGGCTCGGGGGTCACCCCGTCACAGACAGACTCCTGCTGCATTGGGAGGGAGGGTGGCACTCTGCGGGTGCCGCTCTCCACCCCGGGCCACACGCTCTCTGACGAGGACGGGGTCGTGAGTGTCCCCCCGCAGCGCTACCGGCAGAAGGACCAGGAGTTCCACATGGACTTCTCGGTGGAAAACGCCAACGCCTCTTCCCGAGACAGCGGTTCCGAAGGCTTCCCTGCTTATGAGCTGGACCCGAGCCACCTTCTGATCAGCCGGGACGGCAGTAAGACCAGCCTGGATGACCGCTCCGACGCCACCAGCTACGGGAGCAGCGTCATCTCCTCCAGCTCCGACAGGACTCCCTCTTCTGTTCCTCCCACTGGCCCCTCTTCCGAGAGGCATAAGAAGAGGGCGGGCCAGAACGCCTTAAGATTCATCCGCCAGTACCCCTTTGCCCACCCAGCCATCTACTCCCTGCTCAGCGGGAGGACGCTCGTGATCCTCGGGGAGGAGGAGGCCGCAGTCAGGAAGCTTGTGACCGCGCTGTCCATCTTTGTCCCCAGCTACAGCCTCCACGCCAAGCCCGTGAAGCACTGGGTGTCCTCTCCGTTGCACATCACGGATTTTCAGAAATGGAAGCTTATTGGTCTGCAGAG GGTGGCGTCCCCCGCCAGTGCCGGCACTCTCCACGCCCTGAGCCGCTACAGCCGCTACACGAGCATCCTGGACCTGGACCGGAAGACCCTGCGCTGCCCCCTCTACAGAGGCACCCTGGTGCCCCGGCTGGCGGACCACCGCACACACATCAAGCGGGGCAGCACCTACTCCCTGCACGTGCAGAGTGTGCTCACGCAGCTCTGCGCCAAGGCCTTCCTCTATGCCTTCTGCCGCCACCTGCACCTGCCTGCCCGCGGCACGGAAGCCGAGGGGTTGGCCGCCAGCCGCCAGGCCAGCTTCTTGCAGCTGAACCTGGGGCTGGTGAACGAAGACGTCAAGGTGGTCCAGTACCTGGCAGAGCTGCTGAAGCTACACTACACGCGGGAGCCTTCCGCAGCCGGCCAACCCGTGCTCAGGTTCGACTACGTCCCCAGTTTCCTATACAAGATCTGA
- the SHMT1 gene encoding serine hydroxymethyltransferase, cytosolic, which produces MATPVNGAPADANLWSSHEKMLAQPLKDSDVEVYNIIKKESNRQRVGLELIASENFASRAVLEALGSCLNNKYSEGYPGQRYYGGTEFIDELEVLCQKRALQVYGLDPQGWGVNVQPYSGSPANFAVYTALVEPHGRIMGLDLPDGGHLTHGFMTNKKKISATSIFFESMAYKVNPDTGYINYDQLEENARLFHPKLIIAGTSCYSRNLDYARLREIADDNGAYLMADMAHISGLVAAGVVPSPFEHCHVVSTTTHKTLRGCRAGMIFYRKGVRSVDPKTGRETRYNLESLINSAVFPGLQGGPHNHAIAGVAVALKQAMTPEFRLYQRQVLANCRALAETLMALGYKVVTGGSDNHLILVDLRSKGTDGGRAEKVLEACSIACNKNTCPGDKSALRPSGLRLGTPALTSRGLLEEDFQKVAHFIHRGIELTLQIQDTVGVKATLKEFTEKLAGAEDHQRAVAALRAEVESFAALFPLPGLPDF; this is translated from the exons ATGGCGACTCCCGTCAACGGAGCCCCCGCGGATGCCAACTTGTGGTCCTCGCATGAGAAGATGCTGGCGCAGCCCCTGAAAGATAGCGACGTGGAG GTTTACAACATCATTAAGAAGGAGAGTAACCGGCAGAGGGTCGGCCTGGAGCTGATCGCCTCCGAGAACTTTGCCAGCCGGGCTGTTCTGGAGGCCCTGGGTTCTTGCCTAAACAACAAGTACTCCGAGGGGTACCCGGGCCAAAG GTACTACGGCGGGACGGAATTCATCGATGAGCTGGAGGTCCTCTGTCAGAAGCGAGCGCTGCAGGTCTATGGCCTGGACCCCCAGGGCTGGGGAGTCAATGTCCAACCCTACTCAG GCTCCCCCGCAAACTTCGCGGTGTACACAGCCCTGGTGGAGCCCCACGGCCGCATCATGGGCCTGGACCTGCCCGACGGGGGCCACCTGACCCATGGGTTCATGACCAACAAGAAGAAGATCTCTGCTACGTCCATCTTTTTCGAATCTATGGCCTACAAG GTGAACCCCGACACCGGCTACATCAACTATGACCAGCTGGAGGAGAATGCCCGACTCTTCCACCCGAAGCTCATCATCGCAG GGACCAGCTGCTACTCCCGGAACCTGGACTACGCCCGGCTGCGTGAGATCGCTGACGACAACGGGGCGTATCTCATGGCCGACATGGCACACATCAGTGGGCTGGTGGCGGCCGGCGTGGTGCCCTCCCCCTTCGAGCACTGCCACGTGGTGTCCACCACCACCCACAAGACTCTGCGGGGCTGCCGCGCCGGCATGATCTTCTACAGGAAGG GAGTGCGCAGCGTGGACCCGAAGACGGGCAGAGAGACTCGCTACAACCTGGAGTCACTCATCAACTCTGCTGTGTTCCCAGGCCTGCAGGGGGGCCCCCACAACCACGCCATTGCTG GGGTGGCGGTGGCTCTGAAGCAGGCCATGACTCCGGAGTTCAGACTCTACCAGCGCCAGGTGCTGGCCAACTGCAGGGCTCTGGCCGAGACCTTGATGGCGCTGGGCTACAAAGTGGTCACAG GTGGTTCTGACAACCACTTGATCCTCGTGGACCTCCGCTCCAAAGGCACAGACGGCGGCCGGGCTGAGAAGGTGCTAGAAGCCTGTTCCATCGCCTGCAACAAGaacacctgcccag GTGACAAAAGCGCCCTGCGGCCCAGCGGACTGCGCCTGGGGACCCCGGCGCTGACATCCCGAGGACTCTTGGAAGAAGATTTCCAAAAAGTTGCCCATTTTATTCACAGAG GGATAGAGCTGACCCTGCAGATCCAGGACACCGTGGGGGTGAAGGCTACCCTGAAGGAGTTCACGGAGAAGCTGGCAGGGGCCGAGGATCATCAGCGGGCTGTGGCGGCACTCAGGGCAGAGGTGGAGAGCTTCGCcgccctcttccctctgcccggCCTGCCCGACTTCTAG